A window from Gottschalkiaceae bacterium SANA encodes these proteins:
- a CDS encoding site-specific integrase, which yields MAAANPIREKQLIYDIAGYLRKQNERDYILFMLGIYSGLRISDILKLKVSDVRGQDHFIVTEQKTGNVRKIIINPELQREIAIYITGKDDEDYLIRSRESYNRPISRQRVNQILEDVGDKYKVHLTAHSLRKTFGYHFYVQYGERHALPMLMKIYGHSRETHTLLYIGVEQEYIDRTLRNFRF from the coding sequence ATGGCAGCGGCAAATCCAATTCGGGAAAAGCAATTGATTTATGATATAGCAGGATATTTGAGGAAGCAAAACGAAAGGGATTACATCCTTTTTATGTTGGGAATTTATTCAGGGTTGAGGATTAGTGATATTTTGAAATTGAAAGTTTCAGATGTTCGGGGGCAGGATCATTTTATTGTGACTGAGCAGAAGACGGGGAATGTACGGAAGATTATTATTAATCCGGAATTGCAACGGGAGATCGCGATCTATATTACTGGAAAAGATGACGAAGATTATCTCATACGCTCAAGGGAGAGTTATAACCGGCCAATATCAAGGCAAAGGGTGAATCAGATTCTTGAAGACGTTGGGGATAAATATAAAGTTCACTTGACTGCGCATTCATTGCGGAAAACATTCGGATATCATTTTTATGTGCAGTATGGAGAAAGGCACGCGTTGCCAATGTTGATGAAGATTTATGGCCATTCAAGAGAAACGCACACTTTATTGTATATTGGAGTGGAACAGGAGTATATTGATAGGACGTTGAGAAACTTTAGATTTTGA